One Paenibacillus riograndensis SBR5 DNA segment encodes these proteins:
- a CDS encoding guanylate kinase, whose protein sequence is MKEVNPGAAGEFSGRHTGEAMWNWLRTSKASVAKLENVDQHAETPAETFGPKIIIITGTSGAGRKRTAKQLSAALGIPYVIPYTTRAIRSQERDGEHYHFISEGDFQAMADKHAFIQSVHLERGRYGIAELELVKGLEQHNAVIIVVNHEGARAFREKYGENALRVFIYVTKKDIQLRLEREAAPFDLIDEYLGNYTEQVVYKREAEFLIQNMDPEVTVQRIKEFVEARISRQT, encoded by the coding sequence GTGAAGGAGGTGAATCCCGGTGCCGCTGGTGAATTCTCCGGCAGGCATACGGGAGAGGCAATGTGGAACTGGCTGAGAACATCCAAAGCATCGGTGGCCAAGCTGGAGAATGTGGACCAGCATGCAGAGACGCCGGCAGAAACCTTCGGTCCCAAAATCATTATCATAACCGGAACAAGCGGTGCAGGGCGGAAGCGCACGGCCAAACAGCTTAGTGCCGCTCTTGGAATCCCCTATGTCATCCCCTATACTACACGTGCGATTCGTTCTCAAGAGCGGGACGGGGAGCATTATCATTTCATCTCTGAGGGTGACTTTCAGGCAATGGCCGATAAGCATGCGTTCATCCAGTCCGTCCATTTGGAGCGTGGGCGCTATGGCATTGCAGAGCTTGAGCTCGTGAAAGGGCTTGAACAGCATAATGCTGTCATTATTGTGGTGAATCATGAAGGCGCCCGGGCATTCCGGGAAAAATACGGCGAGAATGCCTTGCGGGTTTTTATATACGTGACGAAGAAGGATATCCAGCTGCGGCTGGAACGGGAAGCAGCTCCGTTTGATCTGATAGATGAATACTTGGGAAATTATACGGAGCAAGTAGTCTATAAAAGGGAAGCGGAGTTTTTAATTCAAAATATGGACCCGGAAGTCACGGTCCAGAGAATCAAGGAGTTTGTGGAAGCGAGAATATCGAGGCAGACGTAG
- a CDS encoding helix-turn-helix domain-containing protein — protein sequence MINSEQVGKRIARLRKEKHMSQEQLAEQLNVSAQAVSKWETGKSLPETSSLPLLSSLLGHSIDSILLPQKLVVLSAVYTDGQAAYDVTHFVNQLIVGNRLNLVVNKSTFPESIKSDRLKLLLLKYETPSGVYATYVLNDDPLTIDLHSTGYASSPSELDIIFAAYGNEQANRNVLNKIKHYEFFQWKQLTASHKLFPSLIDNKGNDYLLLLYLNEEGIHAVSCAEGEQIHYTPDRTRLFRTESPHEHFIVEGVGRLGFGREMDCSWAGALLLALTARGVDTTYEQIMGVSGACWRIAFTAMWDYSSTDALVAYNYSDPAFNAYGLTAIWANNLNPEERKLEKHNILESIRNHQLPIAINLRVAPEWGVITGYLDGGGTLLCRSYFDDETFEKLRNDPEFLEYMKVSKGYLNVDNWPYMLVRIGNQEHIPSALDNLYASLSFRVDSMNTAGNGDYSLGYRAFEVWQDGLLDDAWYKNASDKDFARRLGVNHFCMMGLTDARRSAAAYLQESLPLLGNRPGYTALSELAELYAQIAALLAGYYNCMTDPASVNSDISRQLWTRGQREQQAKLLQTVAALELRGEALTQAVLQH from the coding sequence ATGATCAACAGCGAACAAGTGGGCAAGCGGATTGCCAGACTCCGGAAAGAAAAACACATGTCACAGGAACAACTGGCGGAACAGTTAAATGTCAGCGCCCAGGCGGTTTCCAAATGGGAAACCGGTAAATCATTGCCTGAAACCTCCAGTCTTCCACTATTGTCCAGCTTATTGGGCCACTCTATAGACAGCATATTGCTGCCCCAGAAGCTGGTCGTTCTTAGCGCAGTTTATACCGATGGTCAGGCGGCATATGATGTCACCCATTTTGTGAATCAGCTTATTGTCGGCAACAGATTGAATCTTGTAGTCAATAAGTCAACTTTTCCAGAGTCCATTAAGAGCGATCGCCTAAAGCTGCTGCTCCTGAAATATGAGACTCCTTCTGGAGTCTATGCCACTTATGTGCTTAATGACGATCCGCTTACCATTGATCTTCATTCCACAGGCTATGCTTCCAGCCCAAGCGAGCTTGATATCATATTCGCCGCCTATGGCAATGAACAGGCAAACCGCAATGTATTAAACAAAATAAAACATTATGAGTTTTTTCAATGGAAACAGCTCACCGCCAGTCATAAGCTTTTTCCAAGTCTGATCGACAATAAGGGTAACGATTATCTGCTGCTCCTATATTTGAATGAGGAGGGCATTCATGCGGTAAGCTGCGCGGAAGGTGAACAGATTCACTATACTCCAGATCGGACTCGGCTCTTCCGAACAGAATCTCCCCATGAGCATTTCATTGTAGAGGGGGTAGGCCGGCTGGGCTTTGGCAGAGAAATGGACTGCTCCTGGGCTGGGGCTCTTCTTCTGGCACTGACAGCAAGAGGAGTGGATACCACCTATGAGCAGATTATGGGAGTGTCTGGAGCGTGCTGGAGAATTGCTTTTACAGCTATGTGGGACTACAGCTCGACCGATGCACTTGTGGCCTATAACTACTCCGATCCGGCGTTTAACGCCTATGGGCTAACCGCCATTTGGGCCAACAATCTGAATCCCGAGGAGCGCAAATTGGAAAAGCACAACATCTTGGAGAGCATCCGCAATCATCAGCTTCCTATAGCCATCAACCTGCGGGTCGCCCCCGAGTGGGGAGTGATCACCGGCTATTTGGATGGTGGCGGCACTCTGCTGTGCCGCAGTTATTTTGACGATGAAACCTTTGAGAAGCTTCGCAATGATCCGGAGTTTCTGGAATACATGAAAGTCAGCAAGGGTTATCTGAACGTGGACAATTGGCCTTACATGCTTGTTCGTATAGGCAACCAGGAGCATATCCCGTCAGCATTGGATAATCTGTATGCTTCGCTCAGTTTTAGGGTGGATTCGATGAATACCGCCGGGAATGGAGACTACAGCCTTGGTTACAGGGCTTTTGAGGTCTGGCAGGATGGGCTTTTGGATGATGCCTGGTATAAGAACGCAAGCGACAAGGACTTTGCGCGCAGGCTGGGGGTGAACCACTTCTGCATGATGGGATTGACCGATGCCCGAAGAAGCGCTGCGGCTTATCTGCAAGAATCTCTACCGCTGCTGGGGAACCGTCCTGGATATACAGCTCTGTCCGAACTGGCGGAATTATACGCACAGATCGCTGCGTTACTTGCAGGATATTATAATTGCATGACTGACCCGGCTTCCGTTAATTCGGACATTTCCAGACAGTTATGGACCCGAGGACAGCGGGAACAGCAAGCCAAACTGCTTCAGACAGTTGCAGCCTTGGAGCTTCGGGGAGAGGCGCTTACACAGGCAGTCTTGCAACATTAG
- a CDS encoding putative DNA modification/repair radical SAM protein, which yields MDMMEKLEILTASAKYDVACTSSGSERKNQAGGLGNAVSMGICHSFAADGRCISLLKVLMTNGCIYDCAYCVNRKSNQTRRAALTPEELADLTMQFYRRNYIEGLFLSSGIMRSPDYTTEQMIAALELLRNTYHFRGYIHVKAIPGADDVLLSRLGLLADRMSVNIELPSQESLGRLAPDKSKSSILKPMSLIKEKINENRSDLVKYNHAPRFAPAGQSTQMIVGATPDTDFRILTLTEGLYRKYGLKRVFFSAYTPVVEHSLLPALDTKPPLLREHRLYQADWLLRFYGFQAGELLDEAAPNFNPLLDPKCSWAVNHREQFPVEINRAAYEQLLRVPGIGVRSAQRIVKARRAGALDFAALKKLGVVLKRAQFFITCKGKMLEGLKVSEHTLLRSLMSGQELAALEPPQYEQLTLFDDSDLAALPAAGAAVHKRGDWP from the coding sequence ATGGATATGATGGAGAAACTGGAAATTTTAACGGCTTCGGCCAAATATGATGTCGCCTGCACCTCCAGCGGCTCCGAGCGTAAAAACCAGGCCGGCGGCCTGGGCAATGCGGTCAGCATGGGGATTTGCCACAGCTTTGCTGCAGATGGGCGCTGCATTTCACTGCTTAAGGTGCTGATGACCAACGGCTGCATATACGACTGCGCTTATTGTGTGAACCGTAAATCGAACCAGACACGCCGGGCTGCATTGACACCGGAGGAACTCGCAGATCTGACCATGCAATTTTACCGCCGCAATTACATAGAAGGCCTGTTTCTTAGCTCCGGGATTATGCGGAGTCCCGATTATACAACCGAGCAAATGATTGCCGCTCTTGAGCTCCTGAGGAACACTTACCACTTCCGGGGTTATATCCATGTGAAGGCGATTCCCGGCGCAGATGATGTGCTGCTGTCCAGACTTGGCTTGCTGGCTGACCGCATGAGCGTCAATATCGAGCTGCCTTCCCAGGAAAGCCTCGGCCGGCTGGCTCCCGACAAAAGTAAGAGCTCTATTCTGAAGCCTATGTCCCTGATTAAGGAAAAGATTAACGAGAACCGCTCGGATCTCGTCAAATATAACCACGCCCCCCGCTTCGCTCCCGCCGGCCAGAGCACCCAGATGATTGTAGGGGCTACGCCTGACACGGACTTCCGTATCCTGACCCTCACCGAAGGGCTCTACCGGAAGTATGGCTTGAAGCGCGTTTTTTTCTCTGCCTATACCCCTGTTGTGGAGCATTCTCTCCTACCCGCTCTAGACACCAAACCGCCGCTCCTGCGGGAGCACCGCCTCTATCAGGCCGATTGGCTGCTGCGCTTCTACGGCTTTCAGGCGGGGGAGTTGCTGGATGAAGCTGCGCCTAACTTTAATCCCCTGCTGGACCCCAAATGCAGCTGGGCGGTGAACCACCGGGAACAATTCCCGGTTGAAATCAACCGTGCTGCGTATGAACAGCTGCTGCGGGTGCCTGGAATCGGTGTAAGGAGCGCACAGCGGATTGTTAAGGCGCGCCGGGCCGGGGCACTGGATTTCGCAGCCCTGAAGAAGCTTGGCGTGGTACTCAAACGCGCACAATTTTTCATTACCTGCAAAGGAAAAATGCTGGAGGGCCTGAAGGTAAGTGAACACACTCTGCTGCGTTCACTGATGTCCGGACAGGAGCTTGCTGCGTTAGAGCCGCCGCAGTACGAGCAGCTTACCCTCTTCGACGACTCCGATCTGGCAGCATTGCCGGCGGCAGGGGCCGCGGTGCATAAGAGAGGAGACTGGCCTTAA
- a CDS encoding glycoside hydrolase family 18 protein has translation MQIHVVQAGQSLYGIAQAYGVNADEISEANKLSAPGRLVVGQTLVIPITGMYYWVQPGDSLYTIARRFGVGMSDLAASNQLSLNQPLQIGFRLYIPPGPKRKAEINAYIEPRGEVSQSLQNAAAEAAPHLTYLAPFSFRVQRDGSLEAPPLDDLVSTAAQHRVTMMMVVTNLENARFSSGLGRIILNDQAVQSRLLENIISTAKKLGFRDIHFDFEFLRPEDREAYNAFLRKAADRIHQEGFLLSTALAPKTSRTQTGAWYTAHDYKVHGEVADFVIIMTYEWGYSGGPPMPVSPIGPVRKVLEYALSEMPGSKIMMGQNLYGYDWTLPYVAGGPYAKAISPQAAIDLARTRNAAIQYDYKDQAPHFDYTDDAGKPHKVWFEDARSIQAKFTLLKELGLRGISYWKLGLPFPQNWLLIEDNFQVVKR, from the coding sequence ATGCAAATTCATGTTGTGCAAGCAGGCCAATCGCTGTACGGCATCGCACAGGCCTATGGGGTAAACGCAGATGAGATTAGTGAAGCGAATAAGCTGTCCGCACCCGGCAGACTGGTGGTTGGACAAACGCTGGTGATTCCTATAACAGGTATGTATTACTGGGTCCAGCCAGGGGACAGCTTGTATACTATCGCCCGCAGGTTTGGTGTAGGCATGAGTGATTTGGCTGCAAGCAACCAGTTGTCGTTGAATCAGCCATTGCAGATAGGGTTTCGCTTATATATTCCGCCTGGACCGAAGCGGAAGGCCGAAATCAACGCCTACATAGAGCCAAGAGGGGAAGTGTCCCAAAGCCTGCAGAATGCTGCCGCAGAAGCTGCACCACATCTCACCTATCTGGCTCCTTTCAGTTTCCGGGTGCAGCGGGACGGCTCGCTTGAGGCGCCGCCTCTAGATGATCTGGTTTCGACTGCCGCACAACACCGCGTGACCATGATGATGGTCGTCACCAACCTGGAGAATGCCCGGTTCAGCTCCGGGCTGGGGCGGATCATTTTAAATGACCAGGCTGTTCAGAGCCGTTTGCTGGAAAACATCATCAGCACCGCGAAGAAGCTGGGCTTCCGGGACATCCACTTTGACTTTGAATTTCTCCGTCCGGAGGACCGCGAGGCGTATAATGCTTTTCTGCGCAAAGCAGCGGACCGGATTCATCAGGAGGGGTTCCTGCTGTCAACCGCTCTGGCCCCTAAGACCAGCAGGACCCAGACAGGTGCCTGGTACACTGCCCACGATTATAAGGTGCATGGCGAGGTCGCTGATTTTGTGATCATTATGACGTATGAGTGGGGGTATAGCGGAGGGCCGCCGATGCCGGTCTCGCCGATCGGACCTGTACGCAAGGTACTGGAATATGCCTTGAGTGAAATGCCGGGCTCCAAAATCATGATGGGACAGAACCTCTACGGCTATGACTGGACGTTGCCTTATGTTGCGGGCGGACCCTATGCCAAGGCAATAAGTCCCCAGGCGGCGATTGATCTGGCCAGAACCAGGAACGCTGCGATCCAGTACGACTATAAGGATCAGGCGCCGCATTTTGACTATACCGACGATGCCGGCAAGCCCCACAAGGTCTGGTTCGAGGATGCCCGGTCGATTCAGGCCAAATTCACGCTGCTGAAGGAGCTGGGCCTCCGGGGAATCAGCTACTGGAAGCTGGGGCTTCCATTTCCGCAGAACTGGCTGCTGATTGAGGATAACTTTCAGGTGGTCAAAAGATAA
- a CDS encoding AraC family transcriptional regulator, protein MYEWNEMVQLMVDWVDRDLATVPSLLKMSEQLGYSPYYCTKQFHSLTGMTLRDYIWQRRISRAALELRDTDARILDIALKFGFSSQEAFSRAFVKAFKISPHAYRKAPRPIPLAIRPEVFSPYHYLIKERDKMRQVHLQEAEIKVEFIPAHKFIGIWDAEVNNYGQFWEHGHDCDEVPGTLESMSHHTLPGQIGQTAGWFYQNGRKGYLYGIPVAADYNGEIPEGMEVRDIPESEYLVFFHPPFDYLKDNGKVMQTVEQVAWNYNPESMGYQWDEDTKQDYQRHFPEGYGYAVLRPVKKLG, encoded by the coding sequence ATGTACGAATGGAATGAGATGGTTCAGCTCATGGTGGATTGGGTCGACAGGGATCTTGCCACAGTGCCTTCGCTTCTGAAAATGTCAGAGCAGCTTGGCTACTCGCCATATTACTGCACGAAGCAGTTTCACTCGCTGACCGGGATGACGCTGCGGGACTACATCTGGCAGCGGAGAATCAGCCGCGCCGCTCTCGAACTGCGGGACACGGATGCCCGGATTCTGGACATTGCCTTGAAGTTCGGCTTTTCGTCACAGGAAGCGTTCTCACGGGCGTTTGTGAAAGCTTTTAAGATTTCGCCTCATGCTTACCGGAAGGCACCCAGGCCCATTCCGCTCGCGATTCGCCCGGAAGTGTTCTCCCCTTATCACTATCTAATCAAGGAGCGGGATAAGATGAGACAGGTGCATTTGCAGGAAGCGGAAATCAAGGTCGAGTTCATACCGGCCCATAAGTTCATTGGGATCTGGGATGCGGAGGTGAACAATTACGGCCAGTTCTGGGAGCACGGTCATGATTGTGACGAGGTGCCGGGAACGCTGGAAAGTATGTCCCATCATACGCTGCCCGGACAAATTGGCCAAACGGCGGGCTGGTTCTACCAGAACGGACGAAAAGGGTACCTGTATGGAATCCCTGTGGCGGCTGACTATAACGGGGAGATCCCGGAGGGAATGGAGGTCAGGGATATCCCTGAATCTGAGTATCTGGTCTTCTTCCACCCGCCGTTCGATTATCTGAAGGACAACGGAAAAGTGATGCAGACCGTGGAGCAGGTGGCCTGGAATTACAATCCGGAAAGCATGGGCTATCAGTGGGATGAGGATACTAAGCAGGATTATCAGCGTCATTTTCCGGAGGGATACGGGTATGCGGTGCTGCGGCCGGTGAAGAAGCTGGGGTAG
- a CDS encoding LSm family protein, with amino-acid sequence MGQPTKIRKRAKALKGRPVCITLHDGRSYVGYITGVEKEALILSRPYTTTARKSGRKPSNRKQKAEVSSFMPLLGSLLGGSGAGAGGGLASGLSGGLRFLGFIQKAMPVMKMGYGMIKTIRPFFNGLKGLMGTGG; translated from the coding sequence ATGGGACAGCCAACTAAGATCCGCAAGCGGGCCAAGGCGCTGAAGGGCCGGCCAGTCTGCATTACACTTCATGACGGACGTTCGTATGTAGGTTATATCACCGGGGTGGAAAAGGAAGCGCTGATTCTCTCCAGACCCTATACAACTACAGCCCGGAAATCCGGCAGGAAACCGTCCAACCGTAAGCAAAAAGCTGAAGTTTCCTCGTTCATGCCGCTTCTCGGTTCACTCTTGGGAGGTTCGGGAGCAGGTGCAGGCGGAGGCTTAGCGTCGGGGCTTAGCGGCGGCTTGCGCTTCCTGGGATTTATCCAAAAGGCGATGCCGGTGATGAAGATGGGCTACGGTATGATCAAAACCATCCGGCCCTTTTTTAACGGTCTGAAGGGGCTTATGGGAACCGGCGGATAA
- a CDS encoding glycoside hydrolase family 3 C-terminal domain-containing protein, translating to MTTQNLGVPLEGFAEFSRTVGAEGAVLLSNEGQVLPLRNGETVSVFGRTQVNYYRSGTGSGGSVRVSYTTNLLDGLRSKKNLAVNEELAAVYEKWIEHNPFDNGGGAWAAEPWHQKEMPLTDELVAQARSKSDKAIIIIGRTAGEDQDNADAPGSYQLTADEQTMLKQVTAYFEQTIVVLNVSNIMDMSWLNDTSYAHPIPCVLYSWHGGMEGGNAIADVLSGEVTPSGKLTDTIAHSINDYPSTANYGNEFKNFYQEDIYVGYRYFETFCPEKVHFEFGYGISYTTFNIEPEEARLVSRDGKKYAEIAVNVTNTGTVYAGKEVVQVYYEAPQGKLGQPAKVLAAFGKTGVLQPGESQRLLVSFPVHSMASYDDAGVTGHPSAYVLEAGTYRIYAGSSIKKLAEVQVEGRSGYVLEALEVVEQLQEALAPTESFMRMKPGARKEDGSYELLYVDVPTRKVSLKERIEQNLPATLEQTGNQGYTLRDVHDGKVDMTTFIAQLSDQDLAVIVRGEGMSSPLVTPGTASAFGGVSDQLFNYGIPVACTADGPSGIRMDSGHKATQVPIGTLLAATWNAELVEELYVMEGRELVRNGVDTLLGPGLNIRRSPLNGRNFEYFSEDPLISGVFAAACTRGIMKGGSNATLKHFACNNQEKHRSKVDAIVSERAVREIYLKGFEIAVKEGGANSVMTSYNPVNGHWAASNYDLNTTILRGEWGFQGIVMTDWWAIMNDVVDGGPADRKNTNWMVRAQNDLYMVVSNYGSEVNAYDDNTLDSLDNGTLTRGELQRSAMNICRFIMNAPVFSRPHVSEETVESFKANPALSAEQAQSLAGNAQVKPAPAGTTVIKVEQAGEYRMIVGIMSTETELAQSACNVTLNGQMLATIQTNGTDGRWIRQKLVKFRLEAGLYEMKLDFVKPGLQIDWIEFKELR from the coding sequence TTGACTACACAGAATTTAGGAGTTCCATTAGAGGGTTTTGCAGAATTCAGCCGGACTGTAGGTGCAGAAGGCGCGGTGCTGCTGAGCAATGAAGGCCAGGTGCTTCCGCTGCGGAACGGGGAAACCGTTTCGGTGTTTGGCAGAACCCAGGTGAATTATTACCGCAGCGGCACAGGTTCGGGCGGGAGTGTGCGTGTCTCCTACACAACCAACCTGCTGGATGGGCTGCGCAGCAAAAAGAACCTAGCTGTCAACGAAGAGCTGGCGGCGGTCTATGAGAAGTGGATTGAGCACAATCCTTTTGACAACGGCGGCGGAGCCTGGGCGGCAGAGCCGTGGCACCAGAAGGAAATGCCTCTGACCGATGAGCTGGTAGCCCAGGCCAGAAGCAAGTCGGATAAGGCGATTATTATCATCGGACGCACAGCAGGGGAAGATCAGGATAATGCCGATGCGCCGGGAAGCTACCAGTTAACCGCGGACGAGCAGACGATGCTGAAGCAGGTAACGGCTTATTTTGAGCAGACCATCGTCGTGCTGAATGTGTCGAATATTATGGATATGAGCTGGCTGAACGATACCAGCTATGCGCATCCTATTCCTTGTGTGCTTTACTCCTGGCACGGCGGGATGGAGGGGGGCAATGCCATTGCCGACGTGCTGTCCGGGGAAGTGACGCCAAGCGGTAAATTAACCGATACCATCGCGCATTCCATCAACGATTATCCTTCAACTGCAAATTACGGCAATGAGTTCAAAAACTTCTATCAGGAAGATATCTATGTAGGCTACCGTTATTTTGAAACCTTCTGTCCGGAAAAAGTTCACTTCGAGTTCGGCTACGGGATATCTTATACCACCTTCAATATCGAGCCGGAAGAAGCCAGGCTGGTCAGCCGGGACGGTAAAAAATATGCTGAAATCGCGGTGAACGTAACCAATACAGGAACCGTTTATGCCGGGAAAGAGGTTGTCCAGGTCTATTACGAAGCACCGCAAGGCAAGCTGGGACAACCGGCCAAAGTGCTGGCGGCATTCGGCAAAACGGGGGTCCTCCAGCCGGGTGAGTCGCAGCGCCTCCTTGTGAGCTTCCCGGTTCATTCGATGGCCTCTTATGATGATGCCGGTGTGACCGGGCATCCTTCTGCTTATGTGCTGGAAGCGGGGACCTATCGTATTTATGCGGGAAGCAGCATCAAGAAACTGGCGGAAGTGCAGGTAGAGGGACGCAGCGGTTATGTGCTGGAAGCTCTGGAGGTGGTCGAACAGCTGCAGGAAGCGCTGGCGCCAACCGAAAGCTTTATGCGGATGAAGCCGGGCGCCCGGAAGGAAGACGGTTCCTATGAACTGCTCTATGTTGACGTACCGACGCGCAAGGTTTCGCTGAAAGAGCGGATTGAGCAGAATCTGCCCGCAACGCTTGAACAGACCGGCAATCAAGGTTATACCTTAAGAGATGTGCATGATGGAAAAGTAGACATGACCACCTTCATCGCCCAACTGAGCGACCAGGATCTGGCAGTCATCGTCAGAGGGGAAGGGATGAGCAGTCCGCTGGTTACACCGGGGACGGCTTCCGCTTTTGGCGGAGTCAGCGACCAATTGTTCAACTACGGCATTCCGGTAGCTTGTACGGCAGACGGCCCTTCGGGGATCCGGATGGACAGCGGACACAAGGCGACTCAGGTTCCAATCGGTACACTGCTTGCAGCCACCTGGAATGCAGAGCTGGTTGAAGAGCTGTATGTCATGGAAGGCCGGGAACTGGTCAGAAACGGTGTGGACACTTTGCTCGGACCGGGACTGAATATCCGCCGCAGTCCGCTTAATGGACGCAACTTTGAGTATTTTTCGGAGGACCCGCTGATTTCCGGAGTATTTGCAGCAGCGTGCACGCGCGGGATTATGAAAGGCGGCTCGAATGCCACCCTCAAGCACTTTGCCTGCAACAACCAGGAGAAGCACCGCAGCAAGGTGGATGCTATCGTATCTGAACGCGCGGTCCGTGAGATTTATCTGAAGGGCTTTGAGATTGCGGTAAAAGAGGGCGGCGCGAACTCGGTCATGACCTCCTATAATCCGGTTAACGGACATTGGGCTGCTTCGAACTATGACCTGAACACTACGATTCTTCGCGGCGAATGGGGGTTTCAGGGCATTGTGATGACCGACTGGTGGGCTATTATGAATGATGTTGTGGATGGAGGTCCCGCAGACCGCAAGAACACGAACTGGATGGTCCGTGCGCAAAATGACCTGTACATGGTGGTAAGCAACTATGGCTCCGAAGTCAACGCCTATGATGACAATACCCTGGACTCGCTGGACAATGGCACGCTGACCCGGGGCGAACTTCAGCGCTCTGCCATGAATATCTGCCGGTTCATCATGAATGCGCCGGTATTCTCAAGACCGCATGTGAGTGAGGAAACCGTCGAGAGCTTCAAGGCGAATCCCGCCCTTTCGGCTGAGCAGGCACAGTCGCTGGCCGGGAATGCACAGGTGAAGCCTGCCCCAGCCGGAACGACCGTTATCAAAGTGGAACAAGCGGGCGAGTACCGGATGATCGTAGGCATCATGAGCACCGAAACGGAATTGGCACAAAGTGCATGCAATGTGACCTTGAACGGTCAGATGCTGGCCACTATTCAGACGAACGGTACGGACGGCAGATGGATCAGACAGAAGCTGGTGAAGTTCCGGCTGGAAGCGGGCCTGTATGAAATGAAACTGGATTTCGTAAAGCCGGGCCTGCAGATCGACTGGATTGAATTCAAAGAGTTAAGATAA
- a CDS encoding MATE family efflux transporter — MLEPKVNVKQGRLFLDKYFSGESIDYRQIISLFLPILVDQAFVVGLNVVNTAMISSSGVAAISAVNMIDSLNIFLISVFIAVSTGGTVVVAQYKGSGNELMVSKAAAGAVSSVSLMAFAIGLFGIVFHGPLLHLLFGAASPEVMSNARTYLIGSSLSYLGIAVMEAVCGALRGIGRTRVSLVLSLIMNFSYVLLNFVFINGLHMGVFGMTIAINASRYLAAVCSLIYLFRLDSSLRVKIRDLLALNWTMIKRIMFIGLPFAAEQMFFNGGKILTQIFIVSLGTYAIATNAISSSLAGVMQIPANALSLTLITVVGQCMGSRNTKDARKFVKSFLWLSSASFALMALLIFPVFNPLVSLFHPPEEIVRDIFIVFLINSIAQIPLWSVSFITPSALRAAGDSKFTSVVSMLSMWLFRVVLGYILGIVLNMGIIGVWLAMNCEWGVRGFIFLRRFLGEKWVQHKVI, encoded by the coding sequence ATGCTAGAGCCAAAGGTGAATGTGAAGCAGGGCCGCCTGTTTCTCGACAAGTATTTTTCCGGAGAATCCATTGACTACCGTCAAATCATATCGTTATTTCTTCCTATATTAGTAGACCAGGCCTTTGTGGTAGGGCTGAACGTCGTGAATACAGCGATGATCAGCTCTTCCGGAGTGGCGGCGATCAGTGCGGTGAATATGATAGATTCGCTGAATATTTTTCTGATCAGTGTGTTTATTGCCGTGTCAACAGGAGGTACGGTTGTAGTAGCGCAATACAAAGGCAGCGGAAACGAGCTAATGGTCTCCAAAGCCGCTGCAGGAGCCGTATCCTCCGTGTCGCTGATGGCCTTTGCCATCGGCTTGTTTGGCATTGTGTTCCACGGCCCCCTGCTGCATTTGCTGTTCGGCGCGGCTTCGCCGGAGGTCATGTCGAACGCCCGCACGTATCTGATCGGGAGCAGCCTGTCCTATCTGGGGATTGCTGTGATGGAGGCAGTATGCGGCGCGCTGCGCGGCATCGGACGGACCCGGGTCTCGCTCGTACTCTCACTGATTATGAACTTTTCGTATGTGCTGCTGAACTTTGTGTTCATCAACGGCTTGCATATGGGGGTGTTCGGGATGACCATTGCGATCAATGCCTCCCGGTATCTGGCGGCGGTCTGCTCGCTGATCTACCTGTTCCGGCTGGATAGCAGCCTGCGGGTGAAGATCCGGGACCTGCTGGCCCTCAACTGGACCATGATCAAAAGAATCATGTTCATCGGCCTGCCGTTTGCGGCGGAGCAGATGTTCTTCAACGGCGGCAAGATTCTGACGCAAATCTTCATTGTCAGCCTCGGCACCTATGCGATTGCCACGAATGCAATCTCTTCCTCACTCGCCGGGGTGATGCAGATTCCGGCCAATGCGTTGTCGCTGACCCTGATTACCGTTGTCGGCCAATGTATGGGCAGCCGGAATACGAAGGATGCGCGCAAATTCGTCAAATCCTTTCTATGGCTGTCTTCCGCCTCCTTTGCACTGATGGCGCTGCTGATCTTCCCGGTATTTAATCCCCTGGTATCGCTGTTTCATCCGCCGGAGGAGATTGTCCGGGATATCTTCATTGTTTTTCTCATTAACTCTATTGCCCAGATCCCGCTGTGGTCGGTCAGCTTTATTACTCCTTCCGCGCTTAGGGCGGCGGGTGATTCCAAGTTCACCTCCGTTGTATCCATGCTGTCCATGTGGCTGTTCCGCGTTGTGCTGGGCTACATTCTCGGCATCGTGCTGAATATGGGCATCATCGGGGTATGGCTGGCCATGAACTGTGAATGGGGCGTACGCGGCTTCATTTTCCTCCGGCGTTTTCTCGGGGAGAAGTGGGTTCAGCATAAGGTTATTTAA